The Pseudanabaena sp. ABRG5-3 genome includes the window TTGAGAACGGGAGCCGATTCACCTGTGATGGCGGATTCATCAACAGAAGCTAAACCTGCAATCACCTCACCATCGGCAGGAATCATCTCACCGATCGCTACTTTCACCAAGTCACCACGCCGCAATTCTGTAGAGCTAGTGGGCTGCACCGTGCCATCGGGCAGAACTTTACGAGCGATCGTATCCGATCGCGTAGTTCGTAAGGAATCGGCTTGGGCTTTACCGCGTCCCTCGGCGATCGCTTCTGCGAAGTTGGCAAATACCACTGTAAAAAATAGAATGATTGTAATTGAGCCATTGAGAAGCCGTTGTTGGTTGAGATCGGCTTGGACATTACCGAATAGATTCGGATCGATGGTGACAAGTAAAGTCACCAATGTCCCAACCCAAACCATAAACATGACAGGATTTCGTACTGCAATTTTAGGATTCAGTTTACGGAAGGCATCGCGAACAGCACGTTGGTAGAGTCCTGCCATTGAGGCTTTGGGCGTATGTTTACGCGAGTCGCGAGTGCCGCTAGGCATGGGTTTTAGTGAATTATTATTCATAGAATTTAGGAATAGAAGTTATATGGAAGTTTTTAAGACCCTCACCCCTAGCCCCTCTCCCAAAGGGGGAGAGGGGAATAAGAAATATCTCTTTCTCCCCTTCTCCCTTTCTGGGAGAAGGGGTTGGGGGATGAGGGCTATCCTCCCCTAGCAATCAAGAATGCTTCGGCAATAGAACCAAGAGCCAGTACAGGAAAGAAAGTTAAAGCTCCCATAATCAAAATCACACCTGCGGTGACTGTGGTAAATAGAACAGTATCGGTGCGAAGTGTCCCTGTAGTCATTGCCACAGGCTGTTTACGCGAGATGCCATCCGCTAGAAGCAACAAGGCGATCGCAGGAATATAACGCCCACCTAACAAACTTACGGAAGTGCTGAGATTCCACCATAGAGCAGAGCTTGCGGGTTGAGTATCCGCTAAGCCTTCAAAACCAGAACCATTATTGGCGGCTGCCGAGGCATATTCATAGACAACTTGCGAGAGTCCGTGAAATCCAGAATTGCTAATGCCAGCCAACTGATCGGGAAATGCTAAGGCGATCGCACTAGGGATCAGGATAAAAATTGGATGGATTAGCAAAATCAAGAAACTTGTTAAAACCACTTCATTTTTCTCAATCTTTCGTCCAAAAAATTCTGGTGTTCTACCCACCATCAGCCCTGTCACAAATACCGCCAAAATCAAGTAGGCAAATAAATAGGCTGTTCCCGTTCCCTGTCCGCCCCAAATGATTTGCAGGAAGAGATTCGACAGGGTAATAAACCCACCACTAGGCATGAGTGAATCGTGCATGGAATTCACTGCACCCGTCATCGTTCCTGTGGTGGTCACAGCAAATAGAGCCGATTGCGCCCAACCGAAGCGAACTTCTTTTCCTTCAAAGTTAGGGCTTTGCGAACCAAGTAACGTATTCACCAAAGGATTGCCTTGGTATTCACCAATTCCTACCACGACAATAAAACTTACATAGAGAATGAATACCATTCCAAAAATGAGCCAAGCTTGCTTCCGATTATTGGCAATTTCGCCATAGGCAAAAATTAGGGCTGTAGGAATGGAAATCATCGTCAAAATCTGAATCAGATTCGTAAAGCTATTGGGATTCTCAAAGGGATGCGTAGAATTAGCGCTAAAAAATCCGCCACCATTTTCGCCCAGTTGCTTAATAATCTCGAAATGGGCGACAGGACCGATCGCGATCGCCTGACGAATATTTTCATCTTCTAAAGTTGGTACAACTACGGGAGCCGATAGGGTTTCGGGGACACCTGCGGCAATGAATATAATTGCGCCAATAATGCTAATTGGTAACAGGATTCTTGTAATTGATTGCGTTAAATCCACATAGAAATTACCAAGCGATCGCCCAGTTAATCCACGAATAAAGGCAATCCCAACCGCTAGCCCTGTTCCCGCAGAGGTAAAGAACAAAAATCCTAAACCCAAGGTCTGCGTAAAGTAACTGAGGGTAGTTTCGCCAGCATAGTGCTGCTGGTCAGTATTGGTAATAAAGGAAATCGTGGTATGTAAGGCGGTATCCCAACTAGGAGCGCTCAAGCCTGTAGGATTTAGCGGTAATGCTCCCTGAAACATGATC containing:
- the kdpA gene encoding potassium-transporting ATPase subunit KdpA — its product is MLQGWIQIGITLLLIVAITPIFGRYIARVFLGKKTFLDKVLTPFENLIFSLSGVQSKVQMTGWQYARAILYSNLVMAIMLFLMIMFQGALPLNPTGLSAPSWDTALHTTISFITNTDQQHYAGETTLSYFTQTLGLGFLFFTSAGTGLAVGIAFIRGLTGRSLGNFYVDLTQSITRILLPISIIGAIIFIAAGVPETLSAPVVVPTLEDENIRQAIAIGPVAHFEIIKQLGENGGGFFSANSTHPFENPNSFTNLIQILTMISIPTALIFAYGEIANNRKQAWLIFGMVFILYVSFIVVVGIGEYQGNPLVNTLLGSQSPNFEGKEVRFGWAQSALFAVTTTGTMTGAVNSMHDSLMPSGGFITLSNLFLQIIWGGQGTGTAYLFAYLILAVFVTGLMVGRTPEFFGRKIEKNEVVLTSFLILLIHPIFILIPSAIALAFPDQLAGISNSGFHGLSQVVYEYASAAANNGSGFEGLADTQPASSALWWNLSTSVSLLGGRYIPAIALLLLADGISRKQPVAMTTGTLRTDTVLFTTVTAGVILIMGALTFFPVLALGSIAEAFLIARGG